A stretch of the Lolium perenne isolate Kyuss_39 chromosome 3, Kyuss_2.0, whole genome shotgun sequence genome encodes the following:
- the LOC127324175 gene encoding uncharacterized protein, whose translation MGNFASCTLTRIPGAAKGARVVLPDGGVRLVRPPATAAELMLEEPGHFLADARALQAGRRIAALAADEDLELGGVYAAFPMKRLGSKAAPADLARLAAVFTREAHARRPASAKVAAIAVVAPPEVASVLAAEDDASLRAPRLDEMAVDDEAAAAEIGELKQRISCGRSSRRRPTLETIHEESYAAAVC comes from the coding sequence ATGGGGAACTTCGCGTCGTGCACGCTCACCAGGATCCCCGGGGCGGCCAAGGGCGCCAGGGTCGTGCTCCCGGACGGTGGGGTGAGGCTGGTCAGGCCGCCGGCGACAGCGGCCGAGCTGATGCTCGAGGAGCCCGGCCACTTCCTGGCCGACGCGCGCGCGCTGCAGGCGGGCCGCCGGATCGCCGCGCTTGCCGCGGACGAGGACCTCGAGCTCGGCGGCGTCTACGCCGCGTTCCCCATGAAGCGGCTCGGCTCCAAGGCCGCGCCGGCCGACCTGGCGCGCCTGGCCGCCGTTTTCACCAGGGAGGCCCACGCGCGGAGGCCCGCTTCGGCCAAGGTGGCCGCTATCGCCGTCGTGGCGCCGCCCGAGGTGGCTTCCGTTCTGGCGGCGGAGGATGACGCCTCACTCAGGGCGCCACGGCTTGATGAGATGGCCGTGGACGACGAGGCGGCCGCGGCAGAGATCGGAGAGCTCAAGCAGCGGATAAGCTGCGGTCGCTCGTCCAGGCGGCGGCCGACGCTGGAGACCATACACGAGGAGAGCTACGCGGCAGCAGTTTGCTAA